The Desulforegulaceae bacterium genome includes a window with the following:
- a CDS encoding microcin C ABC transporter permease YejB: protein MGAYIFRRLFLLVPTLLGIITLNFFIIQAAPGGPVEQMIAKLETGKVNALSRVSGDKSMETFSSDSKGLSSYRGSRGVDPQLIKELEILYGFDKPLHQRYFKMLKDFISFDFGQSFYKNKKVITLIKEKLPVSISLGVWSTLIIYLVSIPLGVKKAVTHGSKFDIYTSALITIGHAIPVFLFAVFLIILFAGGNYFDIFPLKGLTSINFDELSFFGKIKDYLSHIFLPVLSLSIGGFATLTLLTKNSFLDEIHKQYVLTAKAKGLDEKSVLYGHVFRNAMLIIIAGFPSAFIGMFFSGSLLIEVIFSLDGLGLLGFESAITRDYPVMFGSLYIFTLLGLFIRIISDLTYTLVDPRIDFETRTG, encoded by the coding sequence ATGGGAGCCTATATATTTAGAAGACTTTTTTTGCTTGTTCCAACTTTGCTTGGGATAATCACCCTGAATTTTTTTATTATTCAGGCGGCTCCGGGCGGGCCTGTGGAGCAAATGATAGCCAAGCTTGAAACAGGGAAAGTAAATGCATTGTCAAGGGTTTCAGGGGATAAATCAATGGAAACCTTTTCTTCTGACTCAAAAGGCCTTTCCTCATACAGGGGGTCAAGGGGAGTTGATCCTCAGCTCATAAAAGAGCTTGAAATCCTTTACGGCTTTGACAAGCCTTTGCATCAAAGATATTTTAAAATGCTCAAGGATTTTATCAGTTTTGATTTTGGACAGAGTTTTTATAAAAACAAAAAAGTAATAACACTTATAAAAGAAAAGCTTCCTGTTTCAATTTCCCTTGGAGTCTGGAGTACTTTAATAATTTATCTTGTATCCATTCCCCTTGGAGTAAAAAAAGCTGTAACCCACGGCTCAAAATTTGATATTTACACAAGTGCCTTGATAACAATAGGACATGCAATTCCTGTATTTTTGTTTGCTGTTTTTTTAATAATCCTGTTTGCAGGGGGAAATTATTTTGATATTTTTCCCTTAAAAGGACTTACTTCCATAAATTTTGATGAATTGAGCTTTTTTGGTAAAATCAAAGATTATTTAAGTCATATTTTTCTTCCTGTTTTGTCTTTATCAATCGGCGGATTTGCCACACTTACACTTTTAACAAAAAACTCTTTTCTTGATGAAATTCACAAGCAATACGTATTGACAGCTAAAGCCAAAGGTCTTGATGAAAAATCAGTTCTTTACGGTCATGTTTTTAGAAACGCAATGCTTATAATAATTGCAGGTTTTCCTTCTGCGTTTATAGGGATGTTTTTCAGCGGTTCTTTACTAATTGAAGTTATTTTTTCTCTTGACGGTCTGGGGCTTTTAGGATTTGAGTCGGCAATAACAAGGGATTATCCAGTTATGTTTGGAAGTCTTTATATATTTACTCTTCTTGGTCTTTTTATAAGAATAATTTCAGACTTAACATACACTCTTGTTGATCCAAGAATTGATTTTGAAACAAGGACAGGTTGA
- a CDS encoding extracellular solute-binding protein, producing MKHLVYFFLLFFCFVPGVYCQTSSGHGFAMNGEVKYKKGFSHFEYVNPNAPKGGVLKRASTGSFDSLNPFVLKGLSADGLGYVFENLCVQSEDEPFSIYGLIAEEITIPDSNEYVEFKINEKARFHDGQIITPEDVIFSFNILMEKGSPIYKKYYNDVLNVEKVSDKKVRFNFKTSKNPELPLIISQLPVLPKHYYEKKGFESGLIPPLGSGPYKVKEFSPGKFIAYERVKNYWGKDLSVNKGMYNFDEIIFDYYRDETVSLEAFKAGAYDFRLEYTAKSWAVSYTGQAFDKGEILKEEIYHKNSSGMQGFAFNLRSEKFKNKNLRKALVYAFDFDWINKNLFYGQYKRSLSFFSNSELAAKGLPSKEELEILKPYKGKIPAEVFEKEMFLPNTDGEKNLRYYLRKASQILKKEGYLVENGKRIDKYSKKPLELEILISNPAFERVALTYKKSLERLGIGLEIRRVDDTQFYNRIRNFDFEIITAVFPQSLSPGNEQRYFWGSLAADTPGSRNYCGIKNPVIDEIIEKLISAKGRQNLINHSKALDRVLFWNYYLVPHWHIDSFRVAYNKKLKHPEKTPEYGIGLNSWWQED from the coding sequence GTGAAACATCTGGTTTATTTCTTTTTGTTGTTTTTTTGCTTTGTACCTGGGGTTTATTGTCAAACTTCTTCAGGCCATGGGTTTGCCATGAATGGTGAAGTGAAATATAAAAAAGGTTTTTCACATTTTGAATATGTAAATCCCAATGCCCCAAAAGGCGGGGTTTTGAAAAGGGCGTCAACTGGAAGTTTTGATTCCTTAAATCCTTTTGTATTAAAAGGTCTTTCAGCAGACGGACTTGGTTATGTATTTGAAAATCTTTGTGTTCAGTCCGAAGATGAGCCTTTTTCAATCTATGGACTTATAGCTGAAGAAATAACAATTCCAGATTCCAATGAATATGTTGAATTTAAAATAAATGAAAAAGCAAGGTTTCACGATGGGCAAATAATTACTCCTGAAGATGTTATTTTTTCTTTTAATATTTTAATGGAAAAAGGATCTCCCATTTATAAAAAATATTATAATGATGTCTTAAATGTGGAAAAAGTATCAGATAAAAAAGTAAGGTTTAATTTTAAAACAAGTAAAAATCCAGAACTTCCCTTAATTATTTCCCAGCTTCCTGTGCTTCCAAAGCATTATTATGAAAAAAAAGGTTTTGAATCAGGGCTAATCCCTCCCTTGGGAAGCGGACCTTACAAAGTTAAGGAGTTCAGCCCCGGAAAATTTATTGCTTATGAAAGGGTGAAAAACTATTGGGGAAAAGATCTTTCTGTAAACAAGGGAATGTATAATTTTGATGAAATTATTTTTGATTATTACAGGGATGAAACAGTTTCACTTGAAGCATTTAAGGCAGGAGCCTATGATTTCCGCCTTGAGTATACTGCAAAATCATGGGCTGTATCCTATACAGGGCAAGCCTTTGATAAAGGTGAAATTTTAAAAGAAGAGATTTATCATAAAAACAGCTCAGGAATGCAGGGATTTGCTTTTAATTTAAGAAGTGAAAAGTTTAAAAACAAAAATTTAAGAAAAGCTCTTGTATATGCTTTTGATTTTGACTGGATAAACAAAAATTTGTTTTATGGACAATATAAAAGATCTCTTTCTTTTTTTTCAAATTCAGAGCTTGCTGCAAAAGGGTTGCCTTCAAAAGAAGAGCTTGAAATTTTAAAACCTTATAAGGGTAAAATTCCAGCTGAGGTTTTTGAAAAAGAAATGTTTCTCCCCAATACTGACGGAGAAAAGAATCTAAGATATTACTTAAGAAAAGCTTCTCAAATATTAAAAAAAGAAGGATATTTGGTTGAAAATGGGAAAAGAATTGACAAATATTCTAAAAAGCCCCTTGAGCTGGAGATTTTGATTTCAAATCCAGCCTTTGAAAGAGTTGCCCTTACCTATAAAAAAAGTCTTGAAAGGCTTGGGATAGGACTTGAAATAAGACGGGTTGATGATACTCAGTTTTATAATCGAATAAGAAATTTTGATTTTGAAATTATAACCGCTGTTTTTCCCCAGTCCCTTTCGCCTGGAAATGAGCAAAGATATTTTTGGGGATCCCTTGCTGCTGATACTCCGGGAAGCAGAAACTATTGCGGAATAAAAAATCCTGTAATTGATGAGATCATAGAAAAGCTTATTTCAGCAAAAGGAAGGCAAAATCTTATCAATCATTCAAAAGCTTTGGACAGGGTGCTTTTCTGGAATTATTACCTTGTTCCCCATTGGCATATAGATTCTTTCAGAGTTGCTTATAACAAGAAGCTTAAACACCCAGAAAAAACACCTGAATACGGAATTGGGCTTAATTCCTGGTGGCAGGAAGATTAA